Proteins encoded within one genomic window of Manis pentadactyla isolate mManPen7 chromosome 4, mManPen7.hap1, whole genome shotgun sequence:
- the S1PR1 gene encoding sphingosine 1-phosphate receptor 1 codes for MGSTSIPLVKALRSSVSDYVNYDIIVRHYNYTGKLNISTDKENGIKLTSVVFILICCFIILENIFVLLTIWKTKKFHRPMYYFIGNLALSDLLAGVAYITNLLFSGATTYKLTPAQWFLREGSMFVALSASVFSLLAIAIERYITMLKMKLHNGSNSFRSFLLISACWVISLVLGGLPIMGWNCISVLPSCSTVLPLYHKHYILFCTTVFTLLLLSIVILYCRIYSLVRTRSRRLTFRKNMSKASRSSEKSLALLKTVIIVLSVFIACWAPLFILLLLDVGCKVKTCDILFRAEYFLVLAVLNSGTNPIIYTLTSKEMRRAFIRIISCCKCPSGDSTGKFKRPIIAGMEFSRSKSDNSSHPQKDDGDNPGTIMSSGDVNSSS; via the coding sequence ATGGGGTCCACCAGCATCCCGCTGGTCAAGGCCCTCCGCAGCTCCGTCTCTGACTATGTCAACTACGACATCATCGTCCGACATTACAACTACACGGGAAAGCTGAATATCAGCACGGACAAGGAGAATGGCATTAAACTGACCTCGGTGGTGTTCATTCTTATCTGCTGCTTTATCATTCTAGAGAACATCTTTGTCTTGCTGACCATTTGGAAAACGAAGAAGTTCCACCGTCCCATGTACTATTTTATTGGCAACCTGGCCCTCTCAGACCTGTTGGCAGGAGTGGCCTACATAACCAACTTGCTCTTCTCTGGGGCCACCACCTACAAACTCACCCCTGCTCAGTGGTTTCTGCGAGAAGGGAGCATGTTTGTGGCCCTGTCTGCCTCCGTGTTCAGCCTCCTAGCCATAGCCATCGAGCGCTACATCACCATGCTGAAAATGAAACTCCACAATGGGAGCAACAGCTTCCGCTCCTTCCTGCTGATCAGTGCCTGCTGGGTCATCTCCCTCGTCCTGGGTGGACTGCCCATCATGGGCTGGAACTGCATCAGCGTGCTGCCCAGCTGCTCCACAGTGCTGCCGCTCTACCACAAGCACTATATCCTCTTCTGCACCACTGTCTTCACTCTGCTCCTGCTCTCCATCGTCATCCTATACTGCCGGATCTACTCCCTGGTCAGGACTCGGAGCCGCCGACTGACCTTTCGCAAGAACATGTCTAAGGCCAGCCGCAGCTCTGAGAAGTCGCTGGCGCTGCTCAAGACAGTGATTATCGTCCTGAGCGTCTTCATCGCCTGCTGGGCGCCCCTCTTCATTCTGCTCCTGCTGGACGTGGGCTGCAAGGTGAAGACCTGCGACATCCTCTTCAGGGCGGAGTACTTCCTGGTGTTGGCGGTGCTCAACTCTGGCACCAACCCCATCATTTACACTCTGACCAGCAAGGAGATGCGCCGGGCCTTTATCCGGATCATTTCCTGCTGCAAGTGCCCCAGTGGAGACTCCACTGGCAAATTCAAGCGACCCATTATCGCGGGCATGGAATTCAGCCGCAGTAAATCTGACaactcctcccacccccagaagGATGATGGAGACAACCCAGGGACTATTATGTCTTCTGGAGACGTCAACTCTTCTTCCTAA